In Candidatus Thermoplasmatota archaeon, the sequence AAGATGAGGGGCACGGGTATCGTCGAGTATGAGAAGGAAGCCAAGACCGGCGAGGAGATACTCGTGGTGAAGACAGGAGAGAGCTCTTACAAGAAACTGCAGAGGTTGCGAGAGAACCTGGCCGTCCTCAGGATCAAGGGAATAAAGGGCATCACAAGGGCCATAATCCGCAAGCAGACCCGCGAGTACGTCATCTACACGGAGGGCTCCAACTTCAAAGAGGTTCTCGACATGGAAATGGTCGACCCGACAAGGACGACGACAAACCACATTCAGGAGATATACGAGGTCCTTGGTGTGGAAGCTGCAAGGAATTCGATCATAAAGGAGGCCTCGTCAACCCTCGGGGAGCAGGGTCTGACCGTCGACCTGAGACACATCATGCTCGTGTCCGACATCATGACCAATGACGGCGACGTGAAGGCGATAGGTCGCCACGGCATCTCTGGAAGGAAGTCCAGTGTCCTGGCGCGGGCGGCGTTCGAAATCACTTCCCTGCACCTCATGCGTGCGGCAATCATCGGCGAGGAGGACTACCTGGACGGTGTTGCAGAGAACATCATCGTCGGCCAACCGGTCACACTGGGTACCGGCGCAGTAACGCTGGTGTATCGACCGATTGCCCAGTCCAAGAAGGGGGCATAGCCGTGGATGTCGGCAGAGAGATTAGGAAGGCCATCGAGACAGGGGCAGTCAGATTCGGTGTGGACCAGACGAAGAAAGCGGTAAGAGACGGCAGCGCGAAGCTCGTCATCCTTTCGAAGAACTGTCCGGACGAATTCCTGTTGGATCAATCCCAGACGAGAACGCTCAGATTCGATGGAACGAACGCCGACCTCGGATCAGCCTGTGGAAAGCCGTTTTCTATCTCGGTGCTTGCCGTCATCGAACCCGGTGACTCTGATATATTGGGTGCCTAGGGTGAACTTGTGGAAGGAATCACGTTCGACGAGAACACCATAAGTTATATCGCGTTCTTCCAGCGCATAACCGGTGCCAGGGTTAAGGATTGCATCGACACGGACGACAAGGTCATCTTCATCGTTGAGCCCGGGTACCTTGGGATGGCGGTCGGAAAGAAGGGAGAGATCGCCCAGAAGCTCAGGAGGATGATGAAGAAGGACATCCTCATCGTGGAGCACTCTAACGATCCAGGGACGTTCATAGCCAACCTTTTCCATCAGTTCAAGGTCCAAGGTGTGGAAGTGGAGGACAGGCCAAGAGGCACCCACGCAACGGTCAAGGTGGACCCGTCGTTAAAGGGCAAAGCCATTGGA encodes:
- a CDS encoding 50S ribosomal protein L30e translates to MDVGREIRKAIETGAVRFGVDQTKKAVRDGSAKLVILSKNCPDEFLLDQSQTRTLRFDGTNADLGSACGKPFSISVLAVIEPGDSDILGA
- a CDS encoding NusA-like transcription termination signal-binding factor — protein: MEGITFDENTISYIAFFQRITGARVKDCIDTDDKVIFIVEPGYLGMAVGKKGEIAQKLRRMMKKDILIVEHSNDPGTFIANLFHQFKVQGVEVEDRPRGTHATVKVDPSLKGKAIGRDGSNLRLARRIVRRHHPIDSISVD